The sequence AGCTTCGCGTGAGTTTTGATTGTTTTCGTTGTTAAGGCAGTGCTTATCAAATCGACGAGCATTTACAATAACATCAGCACTATCACCAATATCTATACCTATTTGAGCTAGCCAGAGATAACCACGACAGAATTTGGGACTTTGAGCTATGGCATTGCGTAAATGTATTCGCCCTTTGTCGACTTCTCCATTTTTATAATAGGCCCAACCCATATTGCCTTCAGCTAACGATGGCGTGTTATAGAGAATATCGTTTAGGGCTTTCTTGAAATGCTCAATTGCTTCATCATATCGACCGAGATCAATTAATAATATGCCAAAATTATTGTGAGCCTGAGAGAAATCGGGCTTTAACTCAAGGGCGCGTTCATAATGTTCGAGAGCTTCTTTACTTTTTTCTAAAGCGTGATAAACCAACCCAAGAGCATTATGGGTTTGTGGCATTTCAGGATTTAAATCAACAGCAATTAGTAGCTCACTTAAGGCTCCGCGAAAATCGCCGCGCTCAAGGTTAGAGACGCCGATATCATAATGAATACGAGCATTGGCAAGGTTGGCTTCGCTGATATTACTGGCGCAACTAGTTATTAAATTTAAACTAATAATACAAATTAAGACGTTAAACCCCCCATGCCTAAGCATGGCATTTATAAGGATTTGGCAACAGCGACGGTATTGTTCTTTAAGCATACTAACAGACATGCATTAGCTATATAGATGCCGAGCGTAGTGTCAAGCAGGGTATGAGATTTGAGCTAAAAAGCTTGTACAAAATATATAGTTATAATACATGAGTGCTGCGCATTTGTTCAATGAGACGACCGTATTCAACCTCCCACTCAGAGGTACCTTCGCGCAGGTTTTTCAATCGGCCACGTACTTCACGGTCAAGTTCTTCATCAACACCAAGATACTTCTGGATGGCCACTTGTACAATTTTACGAAGTTCGTGGTCTTCGACAAAAATTTCTTCAATATGTTTTGAGTCGAATAAACCCTCGATCACACGATTAACAATGTGTTCAAAAGCCCCTTCACCAGTAACTATTTTGCGATTTTGGGCAAGACTTTGTTTGACGCGGCCCAGCATATCAGCAGGTAACTTATGACGTTGTAGTGCGTCAAGAGCATCATGCTTAAGCTTATCAAGAGCGTCCATATAATCGACGATAATGCCGGCGACATCGAGTTCAGCCTCATCACGATGACCGTCTTCGACCTCGATAGCACGGCCGGCCAAAAGGGCGCGAATAACGTCCTTAGCGATTTTAGGAATTACCCGTCTGTAGATCTTCATGCATTGGCCTCGTGAACAACAAGCAGCTTGAGGCCATATAGGTGCCCTCTTGCGTTGGTGTCAACCAGCATTTGCAAATACGCATAATTTTTGACGTCAAGGCCGCTACAGCCTAGGTTAACTATTAATATTTAGCGTGGTGCTAAAGGCTGTACAGGTAGTTTAATAGTCCGAAAGGGGCCATTTTAATGGCCAATCGACGTCGCGAACAAAAAAAACGACCGCTTGAAAGTCGTCATGAAAAACCGACCACTAAACGAGTGCCACATGAAGTTGTGGCTGTTTTGCTTGGTTGTCTCGGGGTACTTAGTGTCTTTGCGCTAATTAGCTATAATGCTGGTGATACTTCGCTAAATGCTAGTAATCGTTCAGTAGTCAAGAATTGGATTGGGCCAGCAGGGGCTTACTGGGCTGATTTGTTACTTCAATTAGTAGGTGTTAGTGCCTATGCTTTTGGGGTTGGCCTACTTCTAGCAAGCTGGCGAGCATTGACAGCAAAACGAGTATGGCCAGGGGGGCGCGAGCTTTTTGGGCTTGTGTTGACGGTAATTTCAGTTGGCACCATGGCGCATTTGGCACTGCATAACCAGGCGTTTCCTTATCCTCCTGGTGGTTTACTTGGAGCATTGCTTGGAGATTTTTTACAGCAAAAGATCGCATTAATAGGCTCAATCGTTGCTACCGCGAGTTTTGTTTTAATAGCCTTAGCAATTTCAATTGAAGGAATTCTAGCTGGTTTAGGTGTACGCGGCGTTAATTTGGCAAAAATTGCCTTTTGGCGCATTAAATTGCTGATTTTAACCATGCAAGAAAGAAGGCGACGACGGCAAGAAAAATTAGCTGAACTAAAAAGTAAGGCTACTGAAGAGTTTGCGACTGCTAATGATTGGACCATCGGTGATTTGCATTTTGCTAGCCAAGAAAAACGTCAACAGAGTCTTGAAGAAGCTCGAGCCCATGCAGTCGCTTTAGCAGAACGCGATGCCGAAAGAGAGTTTAAAAACGTACGTAAACGTGCGCTTAAACCTATGGCAGAACCAGCCTTGTCGTTAAGCAAACATGTTGACTTAGAAAAAGAAGAAAGTTTTGAACTTGGGGTACTACCAAATTTTGAGCTTGATAACGCCACTAACATTTTAAAAGATCAAATAGATAATCAAAAATGTGATCCCAAAGCATTAAGCAATACGACTACCGAATCACCACCAACACCCAAAAGAG comes from Deltaproteobacteria bacterium and encodes:
- a CDS encoding tetratricopeptide repeat protein; protein product: MSVSMLKEQYRRCCQILINAMLRHGGFNVLICIISLNLITSCASNISEANLANARIHYDIGVSNLERGDFRGALSELLIAVDLNPEMPQTHNALGLVYHALEKSKEALEHYERALELKPDFSQAHNNFGILLIDLGRYDEAIEHFKKALNDILYNTPSLAEGNMGWAYYKNGEVDKGRIHLRNAIAQSPKFCRGYLWLAQIGIDIGDSADVIVNARRFDKHCLNNENNQNSREAEYIREMHYYQGLAYLKQDDRQAARQSFASCATTESNSKFGVKCTQSLRSVE
- a CDS encoding DUF507 family protein, with translation MKIYRRVIPKIAKDVIRALLAGRAIEVEDGHRDEAELDVAGIIVDYMDALDKLKHDALDALQRHKLPADMLGRVKQSLAQNRKIVTGEGAFEHIVNRVIEGLFDSKHIEEIFVEDHELRKIVQVAIQKYLGVDEELDREVRGRLKNLREGTSEWEVEYGRLIEQMRSTHVL